One Fibrobacter sp. DNA window includes the following coding sequences:
- a CDS encoding VWA domain-containing protein, producing the protein MRFGNPEFFLLLFLLPLFAGFFIWAFQRKRAALRRFASLDLIGKLTPSSSITRQVVKCLFFCAYFLFMTIALTRPRFGAKMEMVERKGIDIMVALDISQSMLAEDIAPNRIDRAKHEIAKLIDILKGDRIGIIVFAGESYVQCPLTLDYGAAKMFLSAVSTGWVEIQGTALGDAIKQASEAFRSKARKHKVMILISDGEDHEGKAVETAKAAAEEGVVIYTVGVGSESGVPVPVSRGSGNVIYKKDASGSLVMTRLDPVILEKIAVEGKGKYFHAGTDLSLSEIMKEISGMEKKDFGTANLATFEERYQIFLLIALIMLMVEFFISERSVKKHEWKGRFE; encoded by the coding sequence ATGAGATTCGGTAATCCTGAGTTTTTTCTGCTTCTTTTTCTTCTGCCACTGTTCGCCGGATTTTTTATCTGGGCGTTTCAGCGCAAGCGTGCTGCACTTCGCCGTTTCGCCTCACTCGATCTTATCGGTAAATTAACACCCTCATCGAGCATCACCAGGCAGGTTGTTAAATGCCTGTTTTTCTGCGCGTATTTCCTTTTCATGACCATTGCGCTGACCCGGCCCCGTTTCGGAGCCAAGATGGAGATGGTAGAGCGTAAAGGGATCGATATCATGGTTGCCCTGGATATCTCACAGAGTATGCTTGCAGAGGATATCGCGCCCAACAGAATCGACCGTGCAAAGCATGAGATAGCAAAACTGATCGATATACTTAAAGGTGACAGGATCGGAATAATTGTATTTGCGGGTGAGAGTTATGTTCAGTGTCCCCTTACCCTTGACTATGGTGCTGCAAAGATGTTTCTCAGTGCGGTATCTACCGGATGGGTAGAGATTCAGGGAACAGCTCTCGGGGATGCCATAAAGCAGGCATCCGAGGCTTTCCGCTCCAAAGCACGCAAGCACAAAGTGATGATTCTCATTTCCGATGGTGAGGATCACGAGGGGAAAGCTGTGGAGACGGCAAAAGCCGCCGCAGAAGAGGGAGTGGTGATCTATACCGTAGGAGTTGGTTCAGAGAGCGGAGTGCCGGTGCCGGTAAGCAGGGGTTCAGGCAATGTCATTTACAAAAAAGACGCGTCCGGAAGTCTTGTGATGACAAGGTTGGATCCGGTTATACTGGAGAAGATCGCGGTAGAAGGGAAAGGAAAGTATTTCCATGCCGGGACAGACCTCTCCCTGTCGGAAATAATGAAGGAAATTTCCGGGATGGAAAAAAAAGATTTCGGAACTGCCAATCTTGCTACTTTCGAAGAGCGATACCAGATATTTTTACTGATAGCGCTGATAATGCTGATGGTGGAATTTTTCATATCTGAACGAAGTGTGAAAAAACACGAGTGGAAAGGCCGTTTTGAGTGA